In Equus caballus isolate H_3958 breed thoroughbred chromosome 7, TB-T2T, whole genome shotgun sequence, one DNA window encodes the following:
- the ZBTB44 gene encoding zinc finger and BTB domain-containing protein 44 isoform X3 — MLIHSGIKPFQCDRCGKKFTRAYSLKMHRLKHEGKRCFRCQICSATFTSFGEYKHHMRVSRHIIRKPRIYECKTCGAMFTNSGNLIVHLRSLNHEASELANYFQSSDFLVPDYLNQEQEETLVQYDLGEHSFESNSSVQMPVISQVSSTQNCESTFPLGALGGLAGKEEEMPEQPKTSACAEPARDDPPKSELSSITIE; from the exons ATGCTCATCCACTCAG gAATTAAACCATTTCAGTGTGACCGCTGTGGGAAAAAGTTCACCAGGGCTTACTCGCTAAAGATGCATCGCCTAAAGCATGAAGGTAAACGCTGTTTCCGGTGCCAGATATGTAGTGCCACTTTCACTTCCTTCGGGGAATATAAACACCACATGAGGGTTTCCCGGCACATTATCCGCAAGCCTCGGATTTACGAGTGCAAAACATGTGGCGCCATGTTCACCAACTCTGGGAATTTAATCGTGCACCTGAGGAGTCTGAACCATGAAGCGTCAGAGCTAGCAAACTACTTCCAGAGCAG TGATTTCCTAGTACCGGACTACTTAAACCAGGAGCAGGAAGAGACCCTTGTTCAGTATGATCTTGGAGAACACAGTTTTGAAAGCAACTCCTCTGTTCAAATGCCTGTAATTTCACAGGTCTCCTCGACCCAGAATTGCGAAAGCACCTTTCCCTTGGGGGCTCTTGGTGGGctggcaggaaaagaggaagaaatgccaGAGCAGCCAAAGACCAGTGCTTGTGCTGAGCCAGCCAGAGATGACCCCCCAAAATCAGAGCTGTCTTCTATAACTATTGAGTAA